The Primulina huaijiensis isolate GDHJ02 chromosome 9, ASM1229523v2, whole genome shotgun sequence genomic interval CAATCTCAAGTATATTTAATATCTTCCTTTTGACTAATTAATTACATAGAGATTGATTTAAAAAGCCTCATTGTACTTCTCTCCCGTGTCCACAAACCATTACTTCACTAGTACCTCTATTTATATATCCAACTTCCTCTCATTTATCATCTttaaatttgatcaaataataataataataataattattattattattataaatctcATATCCAATTCCAAGAACCCTCAATTGGATCAAGATGTCCAAGGTGAAATTCCCTTCcaagttctttaatttttgtttacaattttttttttgtatttcattAATTATCTAAGTTAATCGCCACTTAAATATTCTTGATTTCCTCACACACAAAGTGGTTTGTTCAATTTATTTGTATCTTGTATACGTTACAGGAGTATTTGATTCTTGATGATGATCTTTTGTCCTTCGCTTTTCTTGTAATTTAATCACTGATTTTCACAATTCGAACATCGACGATCATACTATATAATCTTCTTTAATTTTGTTTAGTTTATGAGATGAATAGCTTCATGAGTTTGCGTTTTGGCCTATGATGTTTAACTAAGTAAAGTTTTATTGGCTCTGATTGCATATATCCCTGTGATTTAAGTCTAAGTAAATACTCACGACCGATGCCGGCTTATAAAGTTGATCATATTACTGCAGAAAGTGGTGTTGAAATTACAAATACATGATGACAAAGAGAAGCAAAAGGCTTTAAAGACAGTTTCACGTATATCAGGTATCTCGGAGTATAtatcgaaaataaaaaatttaaattttcttttcttcattgttaattaattttctttggTAATCTTCGAATTGGTTTTGAGGTAGTTTTTGTCTAATATGCTTGCTTCTTTGCGatttaatcatttattttatctaatttaGTTTTAGTCATAAGTATTTCTAACTTTTGCTAAATTTAGATCTTTTTTTATCGTAAGTACTGATGTGACACAAAAAAACTTCAGTATCATGCTGACGCCACGTTGGATAAAgaataaaaactgaaaaatcaaaataaatataacggaactaaattttaaaatatagataattaaaataacatattaaaaaacatataggaccaaaattgtaatttttcctgatttgaattttttaaaagaacttGATTTCAAATGTCATGATCATGCCAAAAAGTTATATATAAATAAGATCCCTTGTGATTTTAGATATGGGTGCAAATAACCCTTTATTCTTTGATAATATGCAGGTATTCATTGCTGAgtcttttataaatttttgataatttaataCATGATCTCTTTAGCctatgaaaattaaaagtaatttcttctttatatttatatatatatagggatTGAATCAATAGCAATGAACATGAAGGAGAATAAATTAACAGTAGTAGGAGATGTGGATCCTATCCAACTGGTGAGCAAGTTGAGAAAACTCTGGGCCACTACTGATATTTTGACAGTAGGGCCAGCGAAAGAGCCAGAGAAGAAGAAAGACGAAGAAAAGAAAGATGACGCCAAAAAAGATGCCGTGAAAAAGGAAGAAGATCGAAAGAAGAAGGAACTCGAACAGATTGCTGAATTATTGACGCATTACAGGAATAATTACAATGTCAATCCTTATTATACACAGCACTACCGTGTTTACAGCGCCGAGGAAAACCCTAATTCTTGTGTTATCTCTTGAATATNNNNNNNNNNNNNNNNNNNNNNNNNNNNNNNNNNNNNNNNNNNNNNNNNNNNNNNNNNNNNNNNNNNNNNNNNNNNNNNNNNNNNNNNNNNNNNNNNNNNNNNNNNNNNNNNNNNNNNNNNNNNNNNNNNNNNNNNNNNNNNNNNNNNNNNNNNNNNNNNNNNNNNNNNNNNNNNNNNNNNNNNNNNNNNNNNNNNNNNNNNNNNNNNNNNNNNNNNNNNNNNNNNNNNNNNNNNNNNNNNNNNNNNNNNNNNNNNNNNNNNNNNNNNNNNNNNNNNNNNNNNNNNNNNNNNNNNNNNNNNNNNNNNNNNNNNNNNNNNNNNNNNNNNNNNNNNNNNNNNNNNNNNNNNNNNNNNNN includes:
- the LOC140985046 gene encoding heavy metal-associated isoprenylated plant protein 39-like; translation: MSKKVVLKLQIHDDKEKQKALKTVSRISGIESIAMNMKENKLTVVGDVDPIQLVSKLRKLWATTDILTVGPAKEPEKKKDEEKKDDAKKDAVKKEEDRKKKELEQIAELLTHYRNNYNVNPYYTQHYRVYSAEENPNSCVIS